A genomic window from Planktothrix serta PCC 8927 includes:
- a CDS encoding diguanylate cyclase domain-containing protein, which yields MAEEIRCCPYSKESLCEQLRIQVQQLEIQLQQERQKRQDLEQIVRTYEQDQKNVETPNETGEIIGGMVVNQDITERQQVEQELQRVKERFELAITASNDGFWDWDFVTGEIHFSPGWKEMIGYEDEELPNLLSSWEQVIFEEDRIAALQLIEDYNSGRVDRFLTTQRFHHKNGSTVYILSRAIHCKDDQGRVIRMIGTHTDITELVTAQAELQRKTEILQMIIDHIPIMLAFYNSQGEIEFINRELEQVLGWSITEIQQMNLLDACYPDPDYHQQVIDFMLSPTGEWKDLKTLTRQGELLDTAWANIRLSNGMQIGIGQDITERKKAELAIKQQIKRERLTQKITTKIRQSLNLDEILQTTVDEIRELLNCDRVLCLRFSGNKTSTVVIESLNPGWPSVLNETFVEYDFPQEYYQRYCQGYPRIIPDITQDILVPCLVNYLQTLGIKSKLIVPLLKENILWGLLIVHQCSHQRNWQQSEVNIILSLASQVSIAIQQSQLYHQLEEANHELHRLAMVDGLTQVANRRYFDTYLLTEWKRLAREKLPLSLILCDVDFFKLYNDNYGHLQGDECLKQLANILAKLAKRPADLVARYGGEEFAIILPNTDQFGALTVAEFIQEELAQVKIIHPNSPHRYVTLSQGITTCIPLPDTNFDLLIKKADDALYEAKAKGRNRAIFYQTEFTTN from the coding sequence TACAACAATTAGAAATACAACTGCAACAGGAAAGACAAAAACGGCAAGATTTAGAACAGATTGTACGAACTTATGAACAGGATCAGAAAAATGTAGAAACGCCAAATGAAACGGGGGAAATTATAGGAGGAATGGTTGTTAACCAAGATATTACAGAGCGTCAACAGGTTGAACAAGAACTACAACGGGTGAAAGAACGATTTGAACTCGCAATTACAGCGTCTAATGATGGATTTTGGGATTGGGATTTTGTCACAGGAGAGATTCATTTTTCCCCAGGTTGGAAAGAAATGATTGGGTATGAGGATGAAGAATTACCGAATCTTTTATCCTCCTGGGAACAAGTTATTTTTGAGGAAGATCGGATCGCAGCTTTACAACTAATCGAGGACTACAACAGTGGACGAGTTGATCGATTTTTAACGACACAACGATTTCATCATAAAAATGGGTCAACGGTTTATATCCTCAGTCGTGCCATTCATTGTAAAGATGATCAAGGACGTGTAATTCGGATGATTGGTACTCATACCGATATTACAGAATTAGTCACCGCTCAAGCAGAATTGCAGCGAAAAACAGAAATTTTACAAATGATCATTGATCATATTCCCATTATGTTAGCGTTTTATAATTCTCAGGGAGAAATCGAATTTATTAATCGAGAATTAGAACAAGTTTTAGGATGGTCTATTACTGAAATTCAACAGATGAATCTTCTTGATGCTTGTTATCCTGATCCTGATTATCATCAGCAAGTCATCGATTTTATGTTAAGTCCAACGGGTGAATGGAAAGATCTAAAAACCCTTACCCGACAGGGAGAACTTTTAGATACAGCTTGGGCAAATATTCGTTTATCTAATGGAATGCAAATTGGAATTGGACAGGATATTACGGAACGAAAAAAAGCTGAATTGGCGATTAAACAACAAATTAAAAGAGAACGGTTAACCCAAAAAATTACAACAAAAATTCGCCAAAGTCTAAATTTAGATGAAATCCTGCAAACAACTGTTGATGAAATTAGAGAGTTATTAAATTGCGATCGGGTTTTATGTTTACGATTTTCGGGTAATAAAACCAGTACAGTTGTTATCGAATCCCTAAATCCAGGTTGGCCTTCAGTTTTAAATGAAACTTTCGTAGAATATGATTTTCCCCAAGAGTATTATCAACGATATTGTCAAGGTTATCCTCGGATTATTCCTGATATTACTCAAGATATATTAGTTCCTTGTTTAGTCAACTATTTACAAACTTTAGGAATTAAATCTAAGTTAATTGTTCCCCTTTTAAAAGAAAATATTTTATGGGGATTGTTAATTGTTCATCAATGTAGCCATCAACGAAATTGGCAACAATCAGAAGTCAATATTATTCTGTCTTTAGCTTCTCAAGTCAGCATTGCTATTCAACAATCTCAACTCTATCACCAACTCGAAGAAGCCAATCACGAATTACACCGCCTTGCTATGGTTGATGGCTTAACTCAAGTTGCTAATCGTCGTTATTTTGACACCTATTTATTGACGGAGTGGAAACGGTTAGCACGAGAAAAATTGCCCTTATCCTTAATTTTATGTGATGTGGATTTTTTTAAGCTTTATAATGATAATTATGGACATTTACAAGGAGATGAATGTCTCAAACAACTGGCTAACATTTTAGCAAAATTAGCCAAACGTCCGGCGGATTTAGTCGCTCGTTATGGGGGAGAAGAATTTGCTATAATTTTACCGAATACAGACCAATTTGGAGCCCTCACCGTAGCTGAATTTATTCAAGAAGAATTAGCGCAAGTGAAAATAATTCATCCGAATTCACCCCATCGTTATGTGACCTTAAGTCAAGGAATAACCACTTGTATTCCCCTTCCTGATACTAATTTTGATCTGTTAATTAAAAAGGCAGATGACGCTCTTTATGAAGCCAAAGCCAAAGGACGAAATCGAGCAATTTTTTATCAAACTGAATTCACCACAAACTGA
- a CDS encoding alkaline phosphatase D family protein, producing MLEANGLFNESFYLAQNPDVAAAVASGVIVNGFQHFIESGQFQVRQPSPLYDESYYLSTNPDVAQAVNSGAFASGFQHYINIGQFENRNPSVLFDSTYYLNENPDVAPEVAQGNITGIEHFVEFGQFENRNPTPLFNTSYYLAQNPDAAAAVAQDELTGIQHYIDIGAAQNRRFTPFIEPEGSSLPNRVATGDTTPNSTVFWTRSSAAGPVTLEYANNLSFINPLGVLNTIVTDITQPVKLEANNLSPNTQYFYRFTNAEGVSSVGNFRTPATIETQKGLRFGATADGQGELMPYVSVNNVPERNLDFFVQVGNTISADTISPDLPDVQQATTPLDFSTKYNEIVSSRLDLNPWANLQASTTLYGTWDDQNLISNFAGGEIPALSPQQFYFGTEGEFINDTDQFNIGLDAWKNYNPVGNQVYGETGDPRTANQEKLYRFQPFGQDGALFVLDARSFRDAPLTQVPDPALDSQINQFLASSFDPNRTLLGEVQLQDLKTNLLDAQNAGVTWKFVFSPVPIQNLGLYNSADRWEGYAAERTNLLQFIDQNNIENVIFVSGGAGGTIVNELTYQLNFDQPQIPTDAIEITVGPIGNQFKLGEEFIPATLGSELINFSSIDTITQDTKDFYQSLDTASAQDQLVQNIINNQLNQFGYDPIGLDETKVNAELIKGSYFAVHNFGWTEFVVDPQTQQLQVNVYGIEPYTETDVQQIPANIINRQPEVISQFVVNSV from the coding sequence ATGTTAGAAGCCAATGGTTTATTTAATGAATCCTTTTATTTAGCTCAAAACCCTGATGTAGCGGCTGCTGTTGCCTCTGGGGTGATTGTTAATGGATTTCAACACTTTATCGAGTCGGGTCAATTTCAGGTTCGTCAACCCAGTCCCCTCTATGATGAATCCTATTATTTAAGTACAAATCCTGACGTTGCCCAAGCTGTCAATAGTGGAGCTTTTGCCAGTGGCTTTCAACATTATATTAATATCGGACAGTTTGAAAATCGCAACCCCAGCGTTTTATTTGATAGCACCTATTATTTAAACGAAAATCCTGATGTTGCTCCAGAAGTTGCCCAAGGAAATATTACCGGAATTGAGCATTTTGTTGAATTCGGACAATTTGAAAATCGAAATCCTACACCCCTATTTAATACTAGCTATTATTTAGCTCAAAATCCTGATGCGGCGGCTGCGGTGGCTCAGGATGAACTCACGGGAATTCAACATTATATTGATATTGGAGCCGCCCAAAATCGTAGGTTTACCCCCTTTATTGAACCGGAGGGTTCTAGTTTACCTAACCGAGTCGCAACGGGTGATACAACCCCAAATTCAACGGTATTTTGGACGCGCAGTTCGGCGGCGGGGCCTGTTACTTTAGAATATGCGAATAATCTGAGTTTTATTAATCCTCTGGGAGTGCTTAATACTATTGTAACAGATATTACCCAACCTGTTAAATTAGAAGCCAATAATTTAAGCCCGAATACTCAATATTTTTATCGATTTACGAATGCAGAAGGGGTGTCATCTGTGGGAAATTTTCGGACTCCGGCAACAATTGAAACCCAAAAGGGTTTAAGATTTGGAGCAACGGCAGACGGACAAGGGGAATTAATGCCTTATGTCTCTGTTAATAACGTTCCTGAACGCAATTTAGACTTTTTTGTGCAAGTCGGAAATACAATTTCTGCCGATACGATTTCCCCCGATTTACCGGATGTTCAACAAGCAACAACTCCCCTAGATTTTAGCACTAAATATAATGAGATTGTTTCCTCTCGTTTAGATCTCAATCCTTGGGCAAATCTACAAGCTTCAACAACATTATATGGCACTTGGGATGATCAAAATTTAATTTCAAATTTTGCTGGAGGTGAAATTCCCGCTTTATCTCCTCAACAATTCTATTTTGGAACTGAGGGAGAATTTATTAATGATACGGATCAATTTAATATTGGTTTAGATGCTTGGAAAAACTATAATCCTGTGGGAAATCAAGTGTATGGAGAAACCGGAGATCCTCGCACAGCTAATCAAGAAAAACTCTATCGATTTCAACCCTTTGGTCAGGATGGAGCCTTATTTGTTTTAGATGCGCGTTCCTTTAGAGATGCACCCTTAACTCAAGTTCCTGACCCGGCTTTAGACAGTCAAATTAATCAGTTTTTAGCTTCCTCTTTTGACCCAAATCGGACATTATTAGGGGAAGTTCAGTTACAGGATTTAAAGACAAATTTATTAGATGCACAAAACGCTGGAGTTACTTGGAAGTTTGTTTTTTCTCCGGTTCCCATTCAGAATTTAGGGTTATATAATTCGGCTGATCGTTGGGAAGGATATGCAGCCGAACGCACGAATTTATTACAATTTATTGACCAAAATAATATTGAAAATGTGATCTTTGTATCGGGAGGTGCAGGGGGAACAATTGTGAATGAATTAACCTATCAATTGAATTTTGATCAACCTCAAATTCCTACCGATGCGATTGAAATTACTGTTGGGCCGATCGGAAATCAGTTTAAACTGGGTGAAGAATTTATCCCTGCAACATTGGGGTCAGAACTGATAAACTTTAGTTCTATTGATACAATTACTCAGGATACGAAAGATTTTTATCAAAGTTTAGATACGGCTTCGGCTCAAGATCAATTAGTACAAAATATTATTAATAATCAACTGAATCAATTCGGGTATGATCCTATTGGTTTAGATGAAACCAAAGTCAATGCTGAATTAATTAAAGGGTCTTATTTTGCAGTGCATAATTTTGGTTGGACTGAATTTGTTGTAGATCCCCAAACTCAGCAGTTACAAGTCAACGTTTATGGAATTGAACCTTATACGGAAACGGATGTCCAACAAATTCCTGCTAATATTATTAATCGTCAGCCAGAGGTGATTAGTCAGTTTGTGGTGAATTCAGTTTGA